A single region of the Salicibibacter cibi genome encodes:
- a CDS encoding assimilatory sulfite reductase (NADPH) flavoprotein subunit gives MALQVTDSPFNEEQTDLLNRLIPTLSETQKIWLSGYLASPAPQTATAFAETAAVAMEQPPETATLTQTENQPKTQEVTILYGSETGNCQEVAEDLSGKLENQPCNVTLSSMLNIKPKNLKNADHILVVVATHGEGDPPEPGLSFYETMSSRKAPKLDGVHFSVLSLGDLSYEYFCQAGKDIDQRLEELGGERLYQRVDCDVDFDEDAEGWIDGVLAELNKFAEGPANSDGSAMDAPLAQPAPAKETYSRKNPFRAEILENINISGRGSNKENRHLELSLEDSNLEFEPGDSLGIYPENDATLVGQLIEAMDWDSETVVTVNKQGEKATLREALTSHFEITVLTKPLMQQAAELSSHEELKNLLAGGNEDQLRDYMTGRDLLDLVQDFGPWETSADAFIAILRKIPARLYSIANSYRANPDEVHLTIGTVRYETHGRARAGVCSGQCAERAESGEQLPVYVHRNPNFKLPEDPQTPIIMIGPGTGIAPFRSFLEEREEIEAEGKTWLFFGEQYFSSDFLYQVDWQQWLKDGVLTKMDVAFSRDGEEKVYVQHRMRENARDFYQWLQEGAVLYVCGDEKQMASDVHDTLSAIIQQEGGLSEEEAGTYIEDMKLQKRYQRDVY, from the coding sequence TTGGCCCTTCAGGTGACGGATAGTCCATTTAACGAGGAGCAGACGGACCTTCTTAATCGTTTAATTCCGACACTGAGTGAAACACAAAAAATATGGCTAAGCGGCTATCTCGCTTCTCCGGCTCCGCAAACAGCAACGGCTTTTGCGGAAACAGCTGCGGTTGCCATGGAACAGCCGCCGGAAACGGCAACCTTGACACAAACGGAAAATCAACCGAAAACACAAGAGGTAACCATTCTTTATGGTTCGGAAACCGGCAATTGCCAGGAAGTGGCTGAAGATCTTTCCGGTAAATTAGAAAATCAACCGTGCAATGTTACCTTATCCTCCATGCTTAATATTAAACCAAAAAATTTAAAAAATGCCGATCATATCCTTGTTGTTGTCGCTACCCATGGCGAAGGGGATCCTCCCGAACCCGGTCTTTCATTTTATGAAACAATGAGCAGTAGAAAAGCGCCTAAATTAGACGGTGTACATTTCTCCGTTCTTTCATTGGGTGATCTTTCCTACGAATATTTTTGCCAAGCGGGCAAGGATATTGATCAACGTTTGGAAGAATTGGGCGGTGAACGTCTCTATCAGCGTGTCGATTGTGATGTTGACTTCGATGAAGACGCAGAAGGATGGATCGATGGCGTGCTTGCTGAATTGAATAAATTCGCGGAGGGTCCGGCAAATAGCGACGGATCAGCGATGGATGCTCCGCTTGCACAACCGGCTCCCGCCAAGGAGACATACTCAAGGAAAAATCCATTCCGCGCAGAAATTCTGGAAAATATTAATATCAGTGGCCGGGGCTCGAATAAGGAAAACCGTCACTTGGAGTTGTCGCTGGAAGACTCGAACCTGGAATTTGAACCGGGGGATAGTTTAGGGATTTATCCTGAAAACGATGCGACGTTGGTTGGCCAGTTGATCGAGGCTATGGACTGGGATTCTGAAACGGTGGTGACGGTGAATAAACAAGGGGAGAAAGCGACGTTGCGTGAGGCGTTAACCTCTCATTTTGAGATTACGGTATTGACGAAGCCATTAATGCAGCAAGCCGCGGAGTTGTCTTCTCATGAAGAATTGAAAAATCTTTTGGCAGGAGGGAATGAGGATCAGCTAAGGGATTATATGACCGGACGGGATTTGTTGGACTTGGTGCAAGATTTCGGACCGTGGGAGACATCCGCCGATGCGTTTATCGCGATTCTTCGCAAAATCCCGGCGCGTCTGTACTCGATTGCGAACAGTTACCGGGCTAACCCCGATGAAGTGCATCTAACGATCGGTACGGTTCGGTATGAAACACATGGGCGCGCTCGTGCCGGCGTATGTTCCGGACAATGTGCCGAACGGGCAGAGTCCGGAGAACAGTTGCCTGTCTATGTACATCGCAACCCTAATTTTAAATTGCCGGAAGACCCGCAAACGCCAATCATTATGATCGGTCCCGGCACAGGAATCGCCCCATTCCGTTCCTTTTTGGAAGAACGAGAAGAAATTGAAGCAGAAGGAAAAACATGGTTGTTTTTTGGTGAACAATATTTTTCGTCGGACTTTCTTTACCAAGTGGATTGGCAGCAATGGTTGAAGGATGGCGTGTTGACGAAAATGGACGTGGCTTTTTCCAGGGACGGCGAGGAAAAAGTTTATGTCCAGCATCGCATGCGTGAAAATGCTCGCGATTTTTATCAATGGCTGCAAGAAGGGGCCGTGCTGTACGTCTGCGGGGACGAAAAACAGATGGCCAGTGATGTCCATGACACGCTGTCGGCCATTATTCAACAAGAAGGCGGTTTGAGCGAGGAAGAAGCCGGTACTTATATTGAAGACATGAAACTTCAAAAACGGTACCAACGGGATGTTTATTAA